Proteins encoded together in one Musa acuminata AAA Group cultivar baxijiao chromosome BXJ3-6, Cavendish_Baxijiao_AAA, whole genome shotgun sequence window:
- the LOC135641668 gene encoding uncharacterized protein At2g34160-like — translation MEEITDGVNNLSVTADSYKKNRIQVSNTKKPLFFYVNLAKRYMQQHNEVELSALGMAIATVVTIAEILKNNGLAVEKKIMTSTVDVNDESRGRPLQKAKIEILLGKTEKFDELMAAAAEKEAGDGEEQS, via the exons ATGGAGGAGATCACGGACGGCGTTAACAATCTCAGCGTCACCGCCGATTCCTACAAGAAGAACCGCATCCAGGTCTCAAACACCAAGAAGCCCCTCTTCTTCTACGTCAATCTTGCCAAG AGGTACATGCAGCAACACAATGAGGTGGAGCTTTCAGCTCTTGGAATGG CCATTGCAACTGTAGTCACCATTGCAGAGATTCTCAAAAATAATGGTCTTGCTGTTGAGAAGA agATTATGACATCTACTGTTGATGTGAATGATGAATCAAGGGGGCGGCCGTTGCAGAAAGCAAAG ATTGAGATATTGCTGGGTAAAACTGAAAAGTTCGACGAGTTGATGGCTGCAGCGGCAGAGAAAGAGGCAGGAGATGGTGAGGAGCAGAGCTGA
- the LOC135641673 gene encoding adenine nucleotide transporter BT1, chloroplastic/mitochondrial-like yields MADKRLQAVEKKSDVFFLPFPELGFSWNEGFYPSGGLFASVGQMGVGFGVSPNPPNPSDNSVNVPGTDLYVKYVSPDVGYRVLGTPAEPAAEATNVIAEVVANKKEKKGGLKARIRIGNLHFRRLISGAIAGAVSRTAVAPLETIRTHLMVGSNGNSTTEVFQSIMETEGWKGLFRGNFVNVIRVAPSKAIELFAYDTAKKVLTPKDGEPPKLPVPSSLVAGAFAGVSSTLCTYPLELLKTRLTIQRDVYDNLLHAFLKIVCEEGPSELYRGLTPSLIGVMPYAATNYFAYESLKKFYRKTFETEEIGSIATLLIGSAAGAISSGTTFPLEVARKQMQVGAVGGRQVYKNMLHAFLSILEKEGIGGLYKGLGPSWMKLVPAAGISFMCYEACKKILIDEEDA; encoded by the exons ATGGCGGATAAGAGGTTGCAAGCGGTTGAGAAGAAGAGTGacgtcttcttcctcccctttccAGAGCTGGGCTTTTCATGGAACGAGGGATTTTACCCCTCCGGTGGCTTGTTTGCGAGTGTTGGACAGATGGGAGTCGGCTTTGGGGTTTCTCCTAATCCTCCTAACCCCAGTGATAACAGTGTAAACGTGCCTGGGACTGATCTCTATGTGAAGTATGTTTCCCCAGATGTTGGGTATCGTGTTCTGGGGACTCCTGCCGAGCCGGCAGCAGAAGCGACTAATGTCATAGCAGAAGTGGTGGCtaataagaaagagaagaaaggtGGGCTGAAAGCAAGGATTAGAATTGGGAACCTGCACTTCAGAAGGTTGATCAGTGGAGCAATTGCTGGGGCAGTGTCACGGACTGCAGTTGCACCGTTGGAAACGATCAGGACACATCTTATGGTCGGAAGCAATGGGAACTCGACAACGGAAGTCTTCCAGTCTATTATGGAGACAGAGGGTTGGAAGGGACTATTCCGTGGTAATTTTGTCAATGTCATCCGTGTTGCACCAAGCAAGGCCATAGAG TTATTTGCTTATGATACAGCTAAGAAGGTTTTAACCCCCAAGGATGGGGAACCTCCAAAACTTCCTGTCCCCTCCTCGCTAGTTGCTGGGGCATTTGCTGGAGTCAGCTCAACCCTCTGCACTTATCCTTTAGAATTACTCAAGACTCGACTAACCATACAG AGAGATGTCTATGACAATCTTCTACACGCATTCCTGAAAATTGTATGTGAGGAGGGTCCCTCAGAACTGTACAGAGGTCTGACTCCGAGTCTCATAGGAGTCATGCCATATGCAGCTACAAACTACTTCGCTTACGAGTCCCTAAAGAAATTCTACAGAAAGACGTTCGAGACGGAGGAAATAGGCAGCATCGCCACTCTTCTGATTGGTTCAGCGGCTGGTGCCATTTCGAGTGGCACAACCTTCCCACTTGAAGTTGCTCGGAAACAAATGCAAGTCGGAGCTGTGGGTGGCAGGCAGGTCTACAAGAATATGCTTCATGCTTTCTTGAGCATCTTGGAAAAGGAAGGAATTGGGGGGCTGTACAAAGGGTTGGGGCCAAGCTGGATGAAGCTGGTGCCTGCTGCAGGGATCTCATTTATGTGCTATGAGGCTTGCAAAAAGATTTTAATCGACGAGGAGGATGCATAA
- the LOC103987008 gene encoding uncharacterized protein LOC103987008 isoform X1, protein MSSARKRRETTPDVSYLLYRESRAAPNRVSNPPSRSDDPACLPVTSLADLTLSKTVRSGDCRFWTVRSKGIGVSSFCTPPPPLFPPLPPLLFRRHLLSRLIPVSSSASLPCLPVRIAVSFSSYWYASPPPPRPPRLLFLSLADRESTTSLGCSGWMGSNMNDMKSLQETNLDEEGDQEFELEDVDDGDEEEEVEEYVTLGLVEKPKNPKFLLRHLFPSKAGGVPAWLDPVDLPQEKSRICGFCGEPLQFLLQIYAPISEESSTFHRILYVFMCPSMSCLLRDQHEQWKCRGDNPCRSVKVFRCQLPRCNPFYSSEPPKRDGIDKPLTVGAALCSWCGTWKGEKVCSSCRRARYCSEKHQALHWKSGHRNQCRQIVNYSETSSSSPDSSSNRLPTVGKVACSTLWPEYEIIIEDECAFDTEAFEDNNCATSLVPKNMKTDDSYQFMLDKFEADENKRTWASFQERIAKCPKQVLRYCRDPKAKPLWPLSIGCPSVANIPKCNYCNGPICYEFQIMPQLLFYFGVRNDPDSLDWGTIAVYTCSASCGSSISYKEEFAWVQLYPTAPMT, encoded by the exons ATGAGCAGCGCAAGGAAGCGACGTGAGACAACACCAGATGTATCGTATTTGCTATATAGGGAGAGCCGAGCCGCGCCGAACCGAGTCTCCAACCCACCGAGTCGCTCTGACGACCCGGCTTGCCTTCCGGTTACTTCACTTGCGGATTTAACTCTGAGCAAAACCGTCAGATCGGGTGATTGTAGATTTTGGACCGTCCGATCCAAGGGGATCGGAGTGTCGTCTTTTTGTACCCCGCCGCCGCCTCTTTTTCCCCCGCTGCCGCCTCTCCTCTTCCGCCGTCACCTCCTCAGTCGCCTCATCCCCGTCTCTTCGTCCGCGTCGCTGCCGTGTCTCCCCGTCCGCATCGCTGTATCCTTCTCTTCATATTGGTacgcgtctcctcctcctcctcgtcctccccgtctgctctttctctctctcgctgATCGGGAAAGTACG ACTTCACTAGGTTGCTCCGGTTGGATGGGTTCCAACATGAATGACATGAAATCGCTTCAAGAAACTAATCTTGATGAAGAAGGTGATCAAGAATTTGAATTGGAGGATGTAGATGATggagatgaagaggaagaagtggAGGAATATGTAACCCTAGGTCTTGTTGAAAAGCCCAAGAATCCTAAATTCCTTCTTCGCCATCTATTCCCAAGCAAAGCTGGAGGTGTTCCG GCATGGTTGGATCCAGTGGATTTGCCACAAGAGAAGTCGCGAATATGTGGTTTTTGTGGAGAGCCTCTTCAGTTCCTTCTTCAG ATTTATGCACCAATTTCTGAGGAGTCTTCTACTTTTCATCGGATCTTGTATGTTTTTATGTGCCCATCCATGTCATGTCTTCTTCGGGACCAGCATGAACAGTGGAAATGCAGAGGAGACAATCCTTGTCGAAG TGTGAAAGTCTTCCGTTGCCAATTACCTCGATGCAATCCATTCTACTCTAGTGAGCCACCAAAGCGTGATGGCATTGACAAACCATTGACTGTTGGAG CTGCGCTTTGCTCTTGGTGTGGCACATGGAAAGGGGAGAAAGTTTGTAGTAGTTGTAGGAGAGCACGTTACTGCTCTGAGAAACATCAG GCTTTGCATTGGAAGTCAGGGCATCGAAATCAATGTCGTCAGATTGTAAATTACTCAGAAACATCTAGTTCAAGTCCTGATTCCTCTAGCAATAGGCTTCCAACTGTGGGCAAAG TTGCCTGCAGTACACTATGGCCTGAATATGAGATTATCATAGAAGATGAATGTGCTTTTGATACGGAAGCTTTTGAAGATAATAATTGTGCAACATCATTGGTGCCCAAAAATATGAAAACAGATGACTCATATCAGTTCATGTTGGACAAGTTTGAG GCTGATGAAAATAAAAGGACCTGGGCATCATTTCAAGAACGAATTGCAAAATGTCCTAAGCAAGTGTTGAG ATATTGCCGAGATCCTAAGGCGAAACCACTATGGCCTTTGTCAATTGGCTGCCCCTCTGTAGCAAATATTCCTAAATGCAACTACTGCAATGGCCCTATATGCTATGAATTCCAG ATCATGCCTCAGTTGCTTTTTTACTTTGGTGTGAGAAATGATCCTGATTCACTTGACTGGGGAACCATTGCTGTATATACATGTTCAGCTTCCTGTGGATCAAGTATAAGCTACAAAGAGGAATTTGCATGGGTTCAGTTATATCCTACAGCACCAATGACTTGA
- the LOC103987008 gene encoding uncharacterized protein LOC103987008 isoform X2, with translation MGSNMNDMKSLQETNLDEEGDQEFELEDVDDGDEEEEVEEYVTLGLVEKPKNPKFLLRHLFPSKAGGVPAWLDPVDLPQEKSRICGFCGEPLQFLLQIYAPISEESSTFHRILYVFMCPSMSCLLRDQHEQWKCRGDNPCRSVKVFRCQLPRCNPFYSSEPPKRDGIDKPLTVGAALCSWCGTWKGEKVCSSCRRARYCSEKHQALHWKSGHRNQCRQIVNYSETSSSSPDSSSNRLPTVGKVACSTLWPEYEIIIEDECAFDTEAFEDNNCATSLVPKNMKTDDSYQFMLDKFEADENKRTWASFQERIAKCPKQVLRYCRDPKAKPLWPLSIGCPSVANIPKCNYCNGPICYEFQIMPQLLFYFGVRNDPDSLDWGTIAVYTCSASCGSSISYKEEFAWVQLYPTAPMT, from the exons ATGGGTTCCAACATGAATGACATGAAATCGCTTCAAGAAACTAATCTTGATGAAGAAGGTGATCAAGAATTTGAATTGGAGGATGTAGATGATggagatgaagaggaagaagtggAGGAATATGTAACCCTAGGTCTTGTTGAAAAGCCCAAGAATCCTAAATTCCTTCTTCGCCATCTATTCCCAAGCAAAGCTGGAGGTGTTCCG GCATGGTTGGATCCAGTGGATTTGCCACAAGAGAAGTCGCGAATATGTGGTTTTTGTGGAGAGCCTCTTCAGTTCCTTCTTCAG ATTTATGCACCAATTTCTGAGGAGTCTTCTACTTTTCATCGGATCTTGTATGTTTTTATGTGCCCATCCATGTCATGTCTTCTTCGGGACCAGCATGAACAGTGGAAATGCAGAGGAGACAATCCTTGTCGAAG TGTGAAAGTCTTCCGTTGCCAATTACCTCGATGCAATCCATTCTACTCTAGTGAGCCACCAAAGCGTGATGGCATTGACAAACCATTGACTGTTGGAG CTGCGCTTTGCTCTTGGTGTGGCACATGGAAAGGGGAGAAAGTTTGTAGTAGTTGTAGGAGAGCACGTTACTGCTCTGAGAAACATCAG GCTTTGCATTGGAAGTCAGGGCATCGAAATCAATGTCGTCAGATTGTAAATTACTCAGAAACATCTAGTTCAAGTCCTGATTCCTCTAGCAATAGGCTTCCAACTGTGGGCAAAG TTGCCTGCAGTACACTATGGCCTGAATATGAGATTATCATAGAAGATGAATGTGCTTTTGATACGGAAGCTTTTGAAGATAATAATTGTGCAACATCATTGGTGCCCAAAAATATGAAAACAGATGACTCATATCAGTTCATGTTGGACAAGTTTGAG GCTGATGAAAATAAAAGGACCTGGGCATCATTTCAAGAACGAATTGCAAAATGTCCTAAGCAAGTGTTGAG ATATTGCCGAGATCCTAAGGCGAAACCACTATGGCCTTTGTCAATTGGCTGCCCCTCTGTAGCAAATATTCCTAAATGCAACTACTGCAATGGCCCTATATGCTATGAATTCCAG ATCATGCCTCAGTTGCTTTTTTACTTTGGTGTGAGAAATGATCCTGATTCACTTGACTGGGGAACCATTGCTGTATATACATGTTCAGCTTCCTGTGGATCAAGTATAAGCTACAAAGAGGAATTTGCATGGGTTCAGTTATATCCTACAGCACCAATGACTTGA